A section of the Candidatus Margulisiibacteriota bacterium genome encodes:
- a CDS encoding penicillin-binding protein 2: MSTNKYNYKIWLVFLLIASLFFIIILRLFYLQVIKHEFYKKKSRDQQERIIKLNPVRGDIIDRNGQLLATSVKAYSVYADPFLIRDKQKAAAAISEYLNVSNPQIWDTSRRFVWVKRKVPQEIKDKIDITGIYFLPDTKRAYPGKFNAAQLLGFVNIDDDGASGLEHYYNNILKGSPGSMIMESDPSGKFIYSYNQKIYPAKNGKKLQLTIDKNIQFMMENELQKAVETFQAKSAVAIMMDIKTGEILGMANYPYFDPNHYSEYNPQYFQNNAIAMAIEPGSVMKLFTVAAALEEKVINISQLIYIPEKLVVNGTIIEEAHKEEASSKSVTEIIEKSLNVGAAKIGLMLGRDKLYKYLSLLEFGKVSQMNIPGENSGILNPYTNWSQVDLSRISFGYSIAVTPIQLIKAASVFGNEGYMVQPYIIIDKHHHPKKSKRIFSSRTAKQMLDMMHGVVEEGTGTLTRIKGFSIGGKTGTARRFVQENNAYLPGSYNNSFLGIFPISRPAYIMLVVITDPQTNKFASMTAVPVFKNIAQQVLRYKQLPPDKRLTEDVIVITSNR; this comes from the coding sequence ATGTCTACGAATAAATACAACTATAAGATTTGGCTGGTTTTTTTATTAATAGCAAGTTTATTTTTTATTATTATACTGCGGTTATTTTATCTGCAGGTCATCAAACATGAGTTTTACAAAAAAAAATCCCGTGACCAGCAGGAGAGGATCATTAAACTAAATCCTGTAAGGGGAGATATAATAGATCGCAACGGTCAATTATTGGCCACCTCTGTAAAAGCATATTCCGTATACGCTGACCCCTTTCTTATCAGGGATAAGCAAAAAGCCGCGGCTGCCATTTCCGAATATCTGAATGTAAGTAACCCCCAAATCTGGGATACCAGCAGACGTTTTGTCTGGGTAAAGCGTAAAGTCCCGCAGGAAATTAAAGATAAAATTGATATAACCGGAATTTATTTTTTACCTGATACCAAAAGGGCATACCCTGGTAAATTTAACGCTGCGCAGTTGCTGGGATTTGTAAATATTGATGATGATGGAGCCAGCGGTCTGGAGCACTATTACAATAATATTTTAAAAGGCTCACCGGGTTCGATGATTATGGAAAGTGACCCATCCGGGAAATTTATTTACAGTTATAATCAGAAAATTTATCCGGCAAAAAACGGCAAAAAATTACAGTTAACAATCGACAAGAACATTCAATTCATGATGGAAAACGAACTGCAGAAAGCAGTAGAAACATTCCAGGCAAAATCAGCGGTTGCGATTATGATGGACATTAAAACCGGTGAAATTTTAGGGATGGCCAATTATCCCTATTTCGATCCGAATCATTATTCAGAATATAATCCGCAGTACTTTCAGAATAACGCCATCGCCATGGCTATTGAGCCGGGCAGTGTTATGAAACTTTTCACTGTAGCAGCAGCATTGGAAGAAAAAGTAATTAATATTTCTCAATTAATTTATATCCCAGAAAAGCTGGTAGTGAATGGTACAATCATTGAAGAAGCCCATAAAGAAGAGGCTTCCAGTAAAAGTGTTACGGAAATTATTGAGAAATCACTAAATGTTGGCGCTGCTAAAATAGGATTGATGCTGGGCCGCGATAAGCTTTATAAGTATCTATCACTGCTGGAATTTGGCAAGGTTTCCCAGATGAATATTCCCGGAGAAAATTCAGGAATTTTAAATCCATATACGAATTGGTCGCAGGTTGACTTGAGTCGCATTTCATTCGGATATAGCATTGCGGTAACTCCTATTCAACTGATCAAAGCAGCTTCAGTTTTCGGCAATGAAGGTTATATGGTTCAACCTTATATAATTATTGACAAGCATCATCATCCCAAAAAATCCAAACGGATTTTTTCATCAAGGACAGCTAAACAAATGCTCGATATGATGCATGGGGTGGTTGAGGAAGGTACCGGCACATTAACCCGGATCAAAGGGTTCTCAATCGGCGGCAAAACAGGTACAGCCCGGCGTTTTGTTCAGGAAAATAATGCATATTTGCCTGGCAGTTATAATAATTCATTCTTAGGGATTTTTCCAATTTCCAGACCAGCTTATATTATGCTCGTTGTGATAACCGATCCCCAAACAAATAAATTCGCTTCAATGACGGCTGTCCCAGTTTTTAAGAATATTGCTCAGCAGGTTTTACGCTACAAGCAATTACCTCCCGATAAGCGTTTAACAGAAGATGTGATAGTAATTACTTCAAATCGTTAA
- the rsmH gene encoding 16S rRNA (cytosine(1402)-N(4))-methyltransferase RsmH, translating to MADHIPVMLDEVMRFLAPAKKDIVLDATLGAGGYTDFLLNHYPEVEKIIGIDQDIDAIKLVKNKINSKKLICLNGNFSNYRRLLEENGINYSFNKVILDLGISSMQIDNAERGFSYKAEGPLDMRMDRIRNQLTAAQILNSFTENDIADIIYKYGEEPKSRFLAKSIVSKRKEKHFTKTSELLEIIKSSIHGSFERKMTAVKRVFQALRIKVNNELDILEDTLTAMLNDLPHLGRIVVLTFHSLEDRIVKQTFNKFTASENPFHIVKLNKKVVIATEDEVKINPRARSAKLRAIEKWNIT from the coding sequence ATGGCCGATCACATCCCAGTTATGTTGGACGAAGTAATGCGTTTTCTAGCACCTGCCAAAAAAGATATAGTGCTTGACGCAACTTTAGGCGCGGGGGGATATACTGATTTTTTGTTAAACCATTATCCTGAAGTTGAAAAAATAATAGGCATAGATCAGGATATAGATGCTATTAAACTTGTAAAGAACAAGATAAATTCTAAAAAACTGATTTGTTTAAACGGTAATTTTTCAAATTATCGCCGGTTACTTGAGGAAAACGGGATAAATTATTCATTTAACAAGGTCATTTTGGATCTGGGTATATCCAGTATGCAGATAGATAACGCGGAGAGGGGCTTTTCTTATAAGGCGGAAGGTCCGCTGGATATGAGAATGGATCGCATTCGCAATCAGCTTACTGCAGCTCAAATTCTTAATTCTTTTACGGAAAATGATATCGCAGACATCATCTATAAATACGGTGAAGAACCCAAAAGCAGGTTTCTGGCAAAGTCCATTGTCTCCAAACGTAAAGAAAAACATTTTACGAAGACTTCAGAGCTGCTGGAAATTATTAAAAGTTCAATACATGGTTCTTTTGAGAGAAAAATGACCGCGGTGAAGCGAGTATTTCAGGCCCTACGTATCAAAGTTAACAACGAACTGGATATTTTAGAAGACACATTGACTGCTATGCTTAACGATTTGCCGCATCTGGGCAGGATAGTGGTGTTAACTTTTCACTCTTTGGAAGACCGGATTGTAAAACAAACCTTTAATAAATTTACCGCTTCTGAAAATCCTTTTCATATCGTAAAATTAAATAAAAAAGTAGTTATTGCTACTGAAGATGAGGTTAAAATTAATCCCAGGGCCAGAAGTGCCAAATTAAGGGCTATAGAAAAATGGAATATAACTTAA